Proteins encoded together in one Streptomyces sp. B1I3 window:
- a CDS encoding NAD(P)H-dependent glycerol-3-phosphate dehydrogenase, which produces MTHPGKAAVFGTGSWGTAFGMILADAGCEVTLWGRRAEVAEAVNTTHTNPGYLPGIELPDSIRATTDAAEALHGADFAVLVVPSQTLRANLADWTPHLEPDTVLVSLMKGVELGTAKRMSEVIEDVTAVTADRIAVVTGPNLAKEIAERRPAAAVVASADETVAQRLQAACHTSYFRPYTNTDVVGCELGGAVKNVIGLAVGIADGMGLGDNAKGSLITRGLAETTRLGLAMGADPLTFSGLAGLGDLVATCSSPLSRNHTFGTNLGRGMTLQETVAVTEQTAEGVKSCESVLDLARRHGVDMPITETVVGIVHEGKPPVVALKELMSRSAKPERR; this is translated from the coding sequence GTGACGCACCCCGGCAAAGCGGCCGTCTTCGGAACCGGCTCATGGGGTACGGCCTTCGGCATGATCCTCGCCGACGCGGGCTGCGAGGTCACCCTCTGGGGCCGCCGCGCCGAAGTCGCCGAGGCGGTCAACACGACCCACACCAATCCCGGCTACCTGCCGGGAATTGAGCTCCCCGACTCGATCCGGGCCACCACCGACGCCGCCGAGGCCCTGCACGGTGCCGACTTCGCGGTCCTGGTCGTGCCCTCCCAGACGCTGCGCGCCAACCTCGCCGACTGGACGCCGCACCTGGAACCGGACACGGTCCTCGTCTCCCTGATGAAGGGCGTGGAACTCGGCACCGCCAAGCGGATGAGCGAGGTCATCGAGGACGTCACCGCGGTCACCGCCGACCGCATCGCCGTCGTCACCGGCCCCAACCTCGCCAAGGAGATCGCCGAACGCCGCCCCGCGGCCGCCGTCGTCGCCTCCGCGGACGAGACCGTCGCCCAGCGCCTCCAGGCCGCCTGCCACACCTCGTACTTCCGGCCGTACACCAACACCGACGTGGTCGGCTGCGAACTCGGCGGCGCCGTCAAGAACGTCATCGGCCTCGCCGTGGGCATCGCCGACGGCATGGGCCTCGGCGACAACGCCAAGGGCTCGCTCATCACCCGCGGTCTCGCCGAGACCACCCGGCTGGGCCTCGCGATGGGCGCCGACCCCCTGACGTTCTCCGGACTCGCGGGCCTGGGCGACCTCGTGGCGACCTGCTCGTCACCCCTGTCGCGCAACCACACCTTCGGCACGAACCTCGGCCGCGGAATGACGCTGCAGGAGACCGTCGCCGTCACCGAGCAGACCGCCGAGGGCGTCAAGTCCTGCGAATCGGTGCTCGATCTGGCGCGCAGGCACGGGGTCGACATGCCCATCACCGAGACGGTCGTCGGAATCGTCCACGAGGGCAAGCCGCCGGTCGTCGCGCTCAAGGAGCTGATGTCGCGCAGCGCCAAGCCCGAGCGACGCTGA
- a CDS encoding 1-acyl-sn-glycerol-3-phosphate acyltransferase, which translates to MSRRRIGFWYRLAAAIAKPPLVVLFKRDWRGMEHIPADGGFITAVNHNSYLDPLSYGHFQYNTGRVPRLLAKAGLFRTPFVGMILRGTGQIPVYRETTNALDAFRAAVDAIERGECVAFYPEGTLTRDPDMWPMAGKTGAARVALMTKAPVIPVAQWGANLAMPPYAKENKLRLFPRKTLRVQAGPPVDLSRFHGLEPTPEVLRQATEAIMAAVTAELEDLRGEKAPAELYDHRKARAQQRRKAEGKGPT; encoded by the coding sequence GTGTCCCGCCGCAGAATCGGCTTCTGGTACCGCCTGGCGGCGGCCATCGCAAAACCGCCCCTGGTGGTCTTGTTCAAGCGCGACTGGCGGGGAATGGAACACATTCCGGCCGATGGCGGATTCATCACCGCGGTCAATCACAACTCGTATCTGGACCCGCTTTCCTACGGGCACTTCCAGTACAACACCGGACGCGTGCCGCGGCTCCTCGCCAAGGCCGGACTGTTCAGGACGCCTTTCGTCGGAATGATTCTTCGCGGCACCGGGCAGATCCCCGTCTACCGCGAGACGACCAACGCGCTCGACGCCTTCCGCGCCGCCGTCGACGCCATCGAGCGGGGCGAATGCGTCGCCTTCTACCCGGAGGGCACGCTCACCCGGGACCCCGACATGTGGCCGATGGCCGGCAAGACCGGCGCCGCCCGGGTCGCGCTGATGACCAAGGCCCCGGTCATCCCCGTCGCCCAGTGGGGCGCCAACCTCGCGATGCCGCCCTACGCCAAGGAGAACAAGCTCCGGCTGTTCCCCCGCAAGACCCTGCGCGTGCAGGCCGGGCCGCCGGTCGACCTCTCCCGCTTCCACGGGCTCGAGCCGACACCCGAGGTGCTGCGCCAGGCGACCGAGGCGATCATGGCCGCGGTCACGGCCGAGCTGGAGGACCTGCGCGGCGAGAAGGCCCCCGCCGAGCTCTACGATCACCGCAAGGCCCGTGCGCAGCAGCGGCGCAAGGCAGAGGGAAAGGGACCCACGTGA
- the cofC gene encoding 2-phospho-L-lactate guanylyltransferase: MTASSVLTRMEGEIATNTDPTGPWSLVVPLKPLARAKSRLGRATGEELRPRLALAFALDTVAAALSCRAVRDVVVVTDDPVAAPALAALGARTVPDAPAAGLDAALEHGVRSVRSRRPDAAVAALNADLPALRAEELARVLEFSTEFPRAFVTDAQGIGTTFLSAMPGFELRPSFGGPSRARHLESGAVEVSAPGLDSVRRDVDTGDDLRVALELGVGRFTAGLTAAVGPVADR, from the coding sequence ATGACGGCCTCGTCAGTCCTGACGCGTATGGAGGGGGAGATCGCCACGAACACCGACCCGACCGGCCCCTGGTCCCTGGTCGTCCCGCTCAAACCGCTCGCCCGGGCCAAGAGCAGGCTGGGGCGGGCGACGGGTGAGGAGCTGCGTCCCCGCCTCGCCCTGGCGTTCGCCCTCGACACGGTGGCGGCGGCGCTGTCGTGCCGGGCGGTGCGGGATGTGGTGGTCGTCACGGACGATCCGGTGGCCGCTCCCGCGCTGGCCGCGCTCGGGGCGCGCACGGTCCCGGACGCACCGGCGGCCGGGCTCGACGCGGCTCTGGAGCACGGGGTGCGGTCGGTGCGTTCACGGCGGCCCGACGCGGCGGTGGCCGCGCTCAACGCGGATCTGCCGGCACTGCGGGCGGAGGAATTGGCGCGGGTACTCGAATTCTCCACCGAATTCCCCCGGGCTTTTGTCACCGATGCCCAGGGAATCGGCACCACATTTCTTTCGGCGATGCCGGGATTCGAATTGCGGCCGTCCTTCGGCGGGCCGTCCCGGGCCCGGCACCTGGAGTCGGGCGCGGTCGAGGTCTCGGCTCCCGGCCTCGACTCGGTCCGCAGGGACGTGGACACGGGCGACGACCTGCGCGTGGCGCTGGAGCTGGGCGTGGGGCGGTTCACCGCGGGTCTGACGGCCGCGGTGGGCCCCGTCGCCGACCGATAG
- a CDS encoding HU family DNA-binding protein gives MNKAQLVEAIADKVGGRQQAADAVDVVLDAIVRAVVAGDRVSVTGFGSFEKVDRPARYARNPQTGERVRVKKTSVPRFRAGQGFKDLVSGSKKLPKGGEVSVKKAPKGSLSGGPSTRTTAKAAAKKATAKKATARKSTAAAKKTAPAAKKTTAKSTSAAAKKATPAAKKAAPAKKATTKKAVAAKTAPAKKTTAKKAPAKKTTARTTAAKKVTARKK, from the coding sequence GTGAACAAGGCGCAGCTCGTAGAAGCGATTGCCGACAAGGTCGGCGGCCGTCAGCAGGCCGCTGACGCCGTCGACGTGGTACTCGACGCGATCGTCCGTGCGGTTGTCGCGGGGGATCGTGTCTCGGTCACCGGCTTCGGCTCGTTCGAGAAGGTCGACCGCCCCGCCCGCTACGCACGCAACCCGCAGACGGGCGAGCGCGTACGGGTCAAGAAGACGTCCGTGCCCCGTTTCCGTGCGGGACAGGGCTTCAAGGACCTGGTGAGCGGCTCCAAGAAGCTCCCCAAGGGCGGCGAGGTGTCCGTCAAGAAGGCACCCAAGGGCAGCCTGTCGGGCGGTCCTTCCACCCGTACGACCGCGAAGGCGGCCGCCAAGAAGGCCACCGCCAAGAAGGCCACGGCGCGCAAGAGCACGGCCGCGGCGAAGAAGACCGCGCCCGCCGCCAAGAAGACCACCGCGAAGAGCACCTCCGCGGCGGCGAAGAAGGCCACGCCGGCAGCGAAGAAGGCCGCACCGGCGAAGAAGGCCACGACGAAGAAGGCCGTCGCCGCCAAGACCGCGCCCGCCAAGAAGACGACGGCGAAGAAGGCGCCCGCGAAGAAGACCACGGCACGCACGACCGCGGCCAAGAAGGTCACCGCACGCAAGAAGTGA
- the leuD gene encoding 3-isopropylmalate dehydratase small subunit — MEAFTAHTGRAVPLRRSNVDTDQIIPAHWLKKVTRDGFEDGLFEAWRKDENFVLNRPERKGASVLVAGPDFGTGSSREHAVWALQNFGFKTVISSRFADIFRGNSLKNGLLTVVLDQPVVDRLWELTEADPTAAVTVDLEKRQVLAEGITADFELDENARWRLLNGLDDISLTLQNEADIATYEAARPSHKPRTLYV; from the coding sequence ATGGAAGCATTCACCGCACACACCGGCCGGGCCGTCCCGCTGCGCCGCAGCAACGTCGACACCGACCAGATCATCCCCGCGCACTGGCTGAAGAAGGTCACCCGGGACGGCTTCGAGGACGGCCTGTTCGAGGCGTGGCGCAAGGACGAGAACTTCGTCCTCAACCGCCCCGAGCGCAAGGGTGCCTCGGTCCTGGTGGCCGGTCCCGACTTCGGTACGGGTTCCTCCCGTGAGCACGCGGTCTGGGCCCTGCAGAACTTCGGCTTCAAGACGGTCATCTCCTCCCGGTTCGCCGACATCTTCCGCGGCAACTCGCTGAAGAACGGTCTGCTGACCGTCGTCCTCGACCAGCCGGTCGTCGACCGGCTGTGGGAGCTGACGGAGGCCGACCCGACGGCCGCGGTCACCGTCGACCTGGAGAAGCGCCAGGTCCTCGCCGAGGGGATCACAGCCGACTTCGAGCTCGACGAGAACGCCCGCTGGCGCCTGCTGAACGGCCTCGACGACATCAGCCTCACTCTTCAGAACGAAGCGGACATTGCGACTTACGAGGCGGCCCGGCCGTCCCACAAGCCGCGTACGCTTTACGTCTGA